The segment GCCGATCTGGGCGGGGGTGGTGCTGTCCTCGGGCTGTTCGCCGCCGTCGGGACGGTTGTCGTCGACCACTGGTGGTCAGTTTCCTTTCAACGATCCTTGACGGGACGTCAGACGTCCAGGAAGCGGACGTCCTTCGCGTTGCGCTGGATGAAGGAGCGGCGGGCCTCGACGTCCTCGCCCATCAGGACGGAGAACAGGTCGTCGGCGCGGGCGGCGTCCTCCAGGGTGACCTGGAGCAGCAGGCGGTGCGCGGCGTCCATGGTGGTGACGCGCAGCTCCTCGGCGTTCATCTCGCCGAGGCCCTTGAAGCGCTGGATCGCGTCGTCCTTGGGGAGCCGGCGGCCGCCCTCGACCCCGGCGGCGATCAGCGCGTCGCGCTCGCGGTCGGAGTAGGCGTACTCGAACTCGTCCCGGCCCCACTTGATCTTGTACAGCGGGGGCATCGCCAGGTAGACGTACCCGGCCTCGACCAGCGGGCGCATGAAGCGGAACAGCAGGGTCAGCAGCAGGGTGCGGATGTGCTGTCCGTCGACGTCGGCGTCGGCCATCAGCACGATCTTGTGGTACCGCAGCTTCTCGGCGTCGTAGTCCTCCTGGATGCCGCAGCCGAAGGCCGAGATCAGCGCCTGGACCTCGGTGTTCTGCAGCACCTTGTCGATCCGGGCCTTCTCGACGTTCAGGATCTTGCCGCGGATCGGGAGGATCGCCTGGGTGCGCGGGTCGCGGCCCTGCTTGGCGGAGCCGCCGGCCGAGTCGCCCTCGACGATGAAGATCTCGCACTCGGCCGGGTCCTTGGACTGGCAGTCCGAGAGCTTGCCGGGCAGCGAGGCGGACTCCAGCAGGCCCTTGCGCCGGGTCAGGTCGCGGGCCTTGCGGGCGGCGACCCGGGCGCTGGCGGCCTGGATGGACTTGCGGACGATGTCCGTGGCCTCGTTGGGGTTGCGGTCCAGCCAGTCGGCCAGGTGCTCGTTGACCACCTTCTGGACGAAGGTCTTGGCCTCGGTGTTGCCGAGCTTGTCCTTGGTCTGGCCCTCGAACTGCGGCTCGCCGAGCTTGACCGAGATGATCGCGGTCAGGCCCTCGCGGATGTCCTCGCCGGAGAGGTTGTCGTCCTTCTCGCGGAGCAGCTTCTTGTCGCGCGCGTACCGGTTCATCAGACCGGTGAGCGCGGCCCGGAAGCCCTCCTCGTGGGTGCCGCCGCCGTGGGTGTGGATGGTGTTGGCGAACGAGTACACGCCCTCGGTGTAGGACGAGCTCCACTGCATGGCGATCTCGGCGGAGATCGTCTTGTCCTTGTCCTCGGCCTCGAAGTCGATCACCGAGGGGTGGACCGGCTCGCCCTTGCGGGAGTTGAGGTGGGCCACGAAGTCCGCGATGCCGCCGTCGTACCGGTAGGTGACGGAGAGCGGCTTGCCCTCCTCGTCCAGGTGCTCGGGG is part of the Kitasatospora cineracea genome and harbors:
- the gyrB gene encoding DNA topoisomerase (ATP-hydrolyzing) subunit B translates to MADSGNPSQTPDPSDRKAYDASAIQVLEGLDAVRKRPGMYIGSTGERGLHHLVYEIVDNSVDEALAGHADTIGVTILADGGVRVVDNGRGIPVGIMPGQDRPAVEVVLTVLHAGGKFGGGGYAVSGGLHGVGLSVVNALSTRLTVDIRADGARWTQEYKAGAPTAPLARHEETDDTGTVITFWADPDIFETTVYSFETLSRRFQEMAFLNKGLTISLTDERPEHLDEEGKPLSVTYRYDGGIADFVAHLNSRKGEPVHPSVIDFEAEDKDKTISAEIAMQWSSSYTEGVYSFANTIHTHGGGTHEEGFRAALTGLMNRYARDKKLLREKDDNLSGEDIREGLTAIISVKLGEPQFEGQTKDKLGNTEAKTFVQKVVNEHLADWLDRNPNEATDIVRKSIQAASARVAARKARDLTRRKGLLESASLPGKLSDCQSKDPAECEIFIVEGDSAGGSAKQGRDPRTQAILPIRGKILNVEKARIDKVLQNTEVQALISAFGCGIQEDYDAEKLRYHKIVLMADADVDGQHIRTLLLTLLFRFMRPLVEAGYVYLAMPPLYKIKWGRDEFEYAYSDRERDALIAAGVEGGRRLPKDDAIQRFKGLGEMNAEELRVTTMDAAHRLLLQVTLEDAARADDLFSVLMGEDVEARRSFIQRNAKDVRFLDV